One segment of Deltaproteobacteria bacterium DNA contains the following:
- a CDS encoding VapC toxin family PIN domain ribonuclease yields the protein MILVVDASAAVEYLLQTAIGLRVAGILETSELAAP from the coding sequence TTGATCCTCGTGGTCGACGCCTCGGCGGCCGTCGAGTACCTCCTGCAAACGGCGATCGGCCTTCGGGTGGCCGGGATCCTGGAGACCTCCGAGCTCGCAGCGCCC